The DNA region CACCGGCCACACCTTCGAAGGCGGCAACACCGGCCACCGTCCGTCAGTGAAGGGCGGTTACTTCCCCGTTCCCCCGGTCGACAGCCTGAACGACATCCGCGCTGCCATGGTGATCGCGCTGGAAGAGATCGGCATCCCGGTCGAAGTGCACCACCACGAAGTGGCGAACGCCGGCCAGTGCGAGATCGGCACCAGGTTCAACACGCTGGTACGCCGTGCTGACTGGACCCAGACCCAGAAATATGTGATCCAGAACGTGGCGCACCAGTATGGCAAGACCGCCACCTTCATGCCGAAGCCCATCGTTGGCGACAACGGTTCCGGCATGCACGTGCACCAGTCGATCTGGAAGGGCGGCAAGAACCTGTTCGCAGGCAACGGCTATGCCGGACTGTCCGAGCTGGCGCTGTACTACATCGGCGGTATCATCAAGCACGCCAAGGCGCTGAACGCGATCACCAACCCCGGCACCAACAGCTACAAGCGCCTGGTACCGCACTACGAAGCTCCGGTGAAGCTGGCTTACTCGGCCAAGAACCGTTCCGCCTCGATCCGCATCCCGCACGTCGCCAGCGACAAGGCTCGCCGCATCGAGACCCGTTTCCCGGATCCTTCCTCCAACCCGTACATGTGTTTCGCCGCCTTGTTGATGGCCGGCCTGGACGGCATCCAGAACAAGATCCACCCGGGAGATCCCGCCGACAAGAACCTGTACGACTTGCCGCCGGAAGAAGATGCAAAGATCCCAACCGTGTGTGCATCGCTGGATGAAGCACTGGCAGCGCTGGACAAGGACCGCGAGTTCCTGACCCGCGGCGGGGTGTTCTCCAGCGACTTCATCGATGCCTACATCGACCTGAAGATGGAAGAAGTGAACCGCATCCGCATGACGACCCACCCGGTCGAGTTCGATATGTACTACAGCCTGTAATCCTCATCGATTGCATGCACGGAACGGAGCCCTTGCGGCTCCGTTCCTTTTTCCGGGTGGCCTTTTCAGCACGCAAGCCTTGACCTATACTGCATCCACCCTTTTCCGGACATAACCATGAAATTACGTTACCTGTTCGCCTTGTCCTGTTCGATGTTGCTCGCCGCCGGCGCGCAGGCGGAAATCTACAAGCGCGTGGACGAAAACGGGCATGTCACTTATTCCAGCACCCCCATCAAGGGCGGAAAGAAACTCCATCTGGAACCTCTCCCGACCATGGCCCCGCCGAACAAGGGGGACACGGCGGATTTCCGCGTGAACTCCGAAACACAGAACCGCCGCGACAATGCCCGGCGCAAGATCCTGGAAGACGAGCTTGCCAGCGAGCAGAAGGCGCTGGATGAGGCGCGCGTCAAACTGAAGGAAGGCCAGGACACGCCCGAGGTCTACAAGACCCCAAGCGGCCAGACCTTTCGCAACGTGGCAAAATATGACGAGAAGGTGAGCGCCTTGCAGGAAGAGGTCAGTTCGCACGAGAAGAACGTCGAAGCCCTCAAGACCGAGTTGTCCAACCTCAAATAGTGCTTCGCATGGCATGTTTTCTGCTAGTAGACTGACATGCCTACCCCCTCGCTCCCAACGCTGGAATATCTCTCCACCGCCATCGTCCTGCTGGACGATGAATCGCGCATCGCCTACATCAATCCGGCAGCGGAACACCTGTTCGGTTTAAGCAATACCAACCTGATCGGCCATCCCTTGCAGTATGCCTTTGCGCATACGGAGCAGCTGTTCAGCACCATCCAGGCTGCGCTCGCCAGCCGTGCCAGCCATATCGAGCATGAACTGACGCTGAGCACGCACGCCACCGGCAGCAAGCTGCATCTGAGCTGCACCGCCACACCGCTGCAGTTCCCTCCCTACGCGCTGCTGCTGGAATTCCACACCATGGACCGGCCGCTGAAACTGGCGCGCGAAGAGCAGATGCTGGACCAGACCCAGGCCAATCGCCTGCTGCTGCGCAACCTCGCGCACGAGATCAAGAATCCGCTGGGCGGCATACGCGGAGCGGCGCAGTTGCTGGAGCAGGAACTGGAAAAGCCGGCGTTGCGCGAATATACCCAAGTCGTCATCCAGGAAGCCGATCGCCTGCGCTCGCTGATGGAAAAGCTGCTCACCCCCCAGCATGTGCCCCATTTCAGTGCATTGAACATCCACGAGGTGCTGGAACGGGTCCGCAGTGTGGTGCTCGCCGAGCTGCCCGAAGGATTGGTCATCCAGCGCGACTACGACCTCAGCCTGCCGGAGCTGCATGGCGACAAGGAGCAGCTGATCCAGGTCGTGCTCAACATCGTGCGCAATGCGGCGCAGGCCATGAACGGGAAAGGCCGCATCCTGTTGCGCACGCGCATCACGCGCCAGGTCACGCTGATGAAGAAACTGCATCGCCTGGCAGTGATGGTGCAGATCATCGACAACGGCCCCGGCATTCCCGCCCACCTGCGCGACAAGATCTTCTATCCGCTGGTCTCGGGGCGCGCCGACGGCCACGGACTGGGCCTGACCCTGGCGCAGGATTTCGTCAGCCAGCATCAGGGCAGCATCGAATTCGAAAGCGAACCGGGGCGTACCTGCTTCACCGTGATACTGCCGCTCACACATCTGGGGAAATAACATGGACAAACCTGTCTGGATCATCGACGACGACCGCTCTATCCGCTGGGTGCTGGAAAAGGCGCTCGCCCGCGAAGAGATCGATTACAAGAGTTTCGCCTCCGCCGACGAGGCGCTGGCCGAGTTGCCGGGCAACCTGCCGCAGATGGTCATCAGCGACATCCGCATGCCGGGCAGCTCGGGACTGGAGTTGCTGCAGAAACTGCGCAACGACCATCCCAACCTGCCGGTCATCATCATGACCGCTTACTCCGACCTGGAAAGCGCGGTATCGGCCTTCCAGGGCGGCGCGTTCGAATACCTGCCCAAACCCTTCGATGTGAACCACGCCGTCGAGCTGATCCGCCGCGCACTGGAGCAGAGCCAGCGCAAGAGCACGCACGCCGAAGACGCGCAGGCCGCGCCGGACATCCTCGGCCACGCGCCCGCCATGCAGGAAGTGTTCCGTGCCATCGGCCGTCTCGCCCAATCCAACGCCACCGTGCTCATCAACGGCGAGTCGGGCACCGGCAAGGAGCTGGTCGCGCAGGCCCTGCACCGGCACAGTCCGCGCGCCGACAAACCCTTCGTCGCCATCAACACGGCCGCCATCCCGAAGGACCTGCTGGAATCCGAGCTTTTCGGCCATGAGCGCGGCGCCTTCACCGGCGCCACCACCACGCGCCACGGCCGTTTCGAACAGGCTGAGGGCGGCACCCTGTTCCTGGACGAGATCGGCGACATGCCGGCCGAATTGCAGACGCGCTTGCTGCGCGTGTTGTCGGACGGCAACTTCTACCGCGTCGGCGGCCACCAGCCAATCAAGGCGAACGTGCGCATCATCGCCGCCACGCACCAGAACCTGGACGAACGCGTGAAGCAGGGCCTGTTCCGCGAAGACCTGTTCCACCGCCTCAACGTCATCCGCCTGCGCCTGCCGCCATTGCGCGAACGGCGCGAAGACATCCCGCTGCTGGCGAAATATTTCCTGCAGAAGAGTGCAAAGGAACTGGGGGTCGAGCAGAAGACGCTGAGCGATGCGGCGATCAATTATCTCTCCGCGCAGGACATTCCGGGCAACGTGCGCCAGCTGGAGAACCTGTGCCACTGGCTTACGGTGATGACGCCCACCCGCGTAGTGGAGATCGCCGACCTGCCTTCCGAATGGCGCGACACCCAGGCCAGCACTGCGCTCAACCAGGATTGGCGCAGCGCCCTCGCGCACCAGGTGGCGCTGTCGCTGCAGCGCAACGAGCCGAATATCCTCGACACGCTGACCAAACAATTCGAGAGCACCATCATCACGCAGGCGCTGCAGCACACCGGCGGACGCCGTATCGAGGCCTCCACGCTGCTCGGCATGGGGCGCAACACGCTGACGCGAAAGATCCAGGAGTTAGGGCTGGACGAGGAACACGAGTAGCGCAGCCGGCGCTTGCAGGCTGTGCCTTGCTGCGGCTATTTTCGCCACACCCCTTTTACCGGCGGCACGGTGGCACTCTCGCCCAGGCGCGGCAGGCGGTACATATCCTCGACCGTGCGCAGCAGGTTGTAGTGGTTGATGCGCTGCGCACTCTTGCCGCGCTTGACCATCGCACCGACGAAAAGGGTGGCGACGCGATTGTCCGCCGACCCGTCGTCTTCATCCCAGGTCACGATCAGCAGGCTGTTGTGCTCCATCGCCCATTTTGCGTAGGGTTCGATGTTCTGCTGCAGCCACCCGTCGCCCTGCGCGATGCTGCCATCGTGCATGTCGTTGAGCATATCGGGCACCACCAGCGCCACCGTGGGCAGTTTCGAGAAGTCCTGCGGAAAATCGCCGAACGGCAGATTGTAGGCCGCCAGCTCCCGCCAGTCCGCGGCCGGATTGTGCTTGCGGTAATACGCACCGTAAATGCAATCGTCGGCGCCGGCCCTGGGCAGCGCCCCCGCATAGAGGGCGAAACTCCGCTTTGCGTCCAGCAGGGAGCTGCCCAAATTCTTGCCGACCAGATCCAGCGGGCAGACATTGCTGCTGATGCCGAACGTGGTGCCGGCAAACAGCGCGAGGTAGTTGGGCTGGCTCGGATGGGTGACGCCGTAGGAGCGGGTGAACAATGTGCCGCGTTTGGCCAGCGCATTGATGTAGGCGGCATCGCGATTGCCGATGATCTGCGCGTACGATTTGTTTTCTTCGATCACGATGACGATGTGATCCGGCTGCGGCAGCGCGCCGGCGAACGCCGGCTGTGCCAGCAACAGCATCGGCAACAGCCAGCGCCTGATCATGCCACCTCGGCGATCACCGGCGTGTGATCGGAAGGACGTTCCAGTTTGCGCGGCGCCTTGTCGATGGTACAGGCACTGCATTGCAGCGCATCGCTGACCAGGATGTGGTCGATGCGCAGCCCCATGTTGCGACGGAACGCCATCATGCGGTAATCCCACCATGAATAGCTCTTCTCCGGCTGTTCGAACAGCCTGAAGGCATCGCGCAGGCCCAGATGCAGCAGGGACTGGAAGGACGCCCGCTCCGGCTCGCTGCACAGCACCTGGCCTTGCCAGGCCACCGGGTCGTATACGTCGCGGTCATCCGGCGCGATGTTGTAGTCGCCCAGCAAGGCGAGCCTGGGATACTTTTTCAGTTCGTCCTTCAGCCATGCATTCAGCGCCGCCAGCCACTTGAGCTTGTACTGGTATTTGTCGGAACCGACCTCCTGACCGTTCGGAATGTACACGCACACCACGCGCACGCCGTCGACGGTCGCCGCAATGACGCGCTTCTGCTCGTCCTCGAAACCGGGCATGCCGCACTGCACGTCGCTGGCCGGCTGGCGGCTCAGGATGGCCACGCCGTTGTAGGTCTTCTGCCCGCTGAACAGGCTGTGATAACCCGCCGCCTGCAATTCGGCATGCGGGAAATTCTTGTCCTCGGTCTTGGTTTCCTGCAGGCACACCACATCCACCGGGTTCGCCGCCAGCCATTCCTGCAGATGCGGCAGGCGCACCTTCAGCGAGTTGACGTTCCAGGTCGCCAGTCTCATTGCGCGGGCTGTGCTGCCGGCGGAGCGGCGGGACGCGGTGGACGGTAGGTCAGCACGCTCTTGGGGTAACCGGCAAAATCCAGCTCCTTGTTCCACTGCTCTGCCTGCACGCCCTTGAGCCAGGTCTTGCCGATGCTGAGCGCCGGCAGCTGGTTGTCGCCGGAATCCTTGCGGAATGCATTCATATCTTCCTGCGTCACCAGGCTCTTATCGGTGAACGGGACACCGCGCTTGACCAGCAGGTCGCGTGCTTGTTCGCAAAGCGCGCCGCAATCCGGGAAGGTATACAACGTGACGGGGAAGTTCTGCATCGCGCGCTGCGTTTCGTAAGGCAGCTCTTCGCCGGGCTGGGGCTCCTTGCCGAGCTTCAGTTCTTCCACATCCTCGGAGCCTTGCAGCGGCCTGTCGCTGTAATGCACCTTGCCGCTGCTGTCGACCGAACGGTACAACTCGCCGGCCTGTGCATTCGTGACAATCAGCAACCCCACCAACAGGAAATACCTTTTCATCATTGCCCCCTTTGCCTATTCCGTCGCCAATCCATTGTGCCGCAGCAGCGCATCGATCTTCGGTTCGCGCCCGCGGAATGCGATGAACGAATCCATCGCGTCGCGGCTGCCGCCCACCGCCAGGATCTCCTGGCGGAAGTGGCTGCCTGTGGCCGCATCCAGTACGCCGTTTTCCTCGAACAGGCTGTATGCATCCGCCGACAGCACTTCTGCCCACTTGTAGCTGTAATAGCCTGCCGCATACCCGCCGGCGAAGATGTGCGAGAAGCTGTTCTGGAAGCGGTTGAACGCGGGCGGGATGAGCACGGCCACTTCTGCGCGTACCTCGTCCAGCATTTGCTGGATGCTTTGCTTGCCCGCAGCATCATAATCGCTGTGCAAACGCAGGTCGAACAGCGAGAACTCGATCTGGCGCAGCATCTGCAGCCCGCTCTGGAAGTTCTTGGCCGCGATCATCTTGTCATACAGGCTGCGCGGCAGCTTTTCCCCGCTGTCCGCATGGCGCGTCATGCCTTGCAGCACATCCCATTCCCAGCAGAAGTTTTCCATGAACTGGCTGGGCAACTCGACCGCATCCCATTCCACGCCGCTGATACCGGACACGCCGAGTTCCTCGACCTGGGTCAGCAGGTGATGCAGGCCATGCCCGAACTCGTGGAACAAGGTGATGACCTCGTCATGCGTGAACAGTGCCGGACGACCGCCTACCGGCGCCGCGAAGTTGCAATTGAGGTAGGCCACCGGGGTCTGGATGCCCCTGGCCGTGCGGCGCCTTGTGATGGCGTCGTCCATCCAGGCACCGCCGCGCTTGCTGGCGCGCGCGTACAGGTCGAGATAGAACTGGCCGACCAGGACATCCTGGCCGTCGCGGATGTCGAAGAAGCGCACCGCTTCATGCCAGACCGGCGCAGCCGATGGCCTGACCTTGAGTCCGAACAGCGCTTCGACCAGCCCGAACAGCCCCGCGAGCACCGCATCCTCGGGAAAGTATTGCTTGACCTCCTGCTCGGAGAACGCGTAGCGCTGCTGGCGCAGCTTCTCGCTTGCATAGCCGATGTCCCACGCCTCCATTTTTTTCATGCCCAGATTCGTTTCCGCGAACGCACGCAATTCCTGCAGGTCCTTTTCCGCGAACGGCCTGGCCCGGCGGGCGAGCTCATGCAGGAATTCGGCCACCTGCGCCGGCGTTTCCGCCATCTTGCTGGCCAGCGACAGTTCGGCGTAATTGGCGAAACCCAGCATGCGCGCCTCCTCGCCGCGCAGCAGCAGGATCTGCGACATCAGCGGCGTGTTGTCCCAATCAGCTTTGGCTCCTTCCGCCAACTGTTCGCTGGCCCGCGTGGTGTAGGCGCGGTACATGCGTTCGCGCAAGGCGCGGTTGTCGGCATACTGCATCACCGGCCCATAGGAAGGCGCCTTCAGCGTGAACAGCCAGCCTTGTCTTCCGGCCTGCTGCGCAGCCTCGGCAGCGACCTGCCGCTCATCCGGCGGGATCCCGGCGATCTCTGCCTCGCTCTCCACCACGCAGGTGTAGGCATTGGTGGCATCCAGCAGGTTGTCGGAGAATTTCGAGCAGAGTGCAGAAAGCTCCTCCTGTATCGCCATGAACCTGGCTTTCTGCTCTTCCGGCAGTTCGGCGCCGCCGAGACGGAAATCGCGCAGCTCGTTCTCGATGACCTTCTTCTGCGCGGCGTTCAGCTGCACATAACCGCCGCCTTCGCGGATCGCCTTGTATTTCCTGTAGAGCGCAAGGTTCTGCGACAGCTCGGCGTAGTACTGCGTGACCTTGGGCAGGTTAGCGTTATATACCTCGCGCAGCTCGGGCGCGTTCATCACCATGTTGAGATGGCCGACCTGTCCCCAGGCGCGCGTCAGGTGCTCGTTGGCATCCTCGAACGGCTGCACGAAATTTCCCCAGGTGGGCGGAACATCCGCCGCAAGCAGCTGCTCGACCAGCGCGCGGTTGCGCGCCAGCAGCTCGTCGACGGCGGGGGTGACGTGTTCGGGTTTGATCTCCGCAAAGCGCGGCAGGCCAGAAAAATCAAGCAATGGATTCATTTAACAACTACCTGGTTGAATATGCGACATGACCTTCGACGATGGTGTGGTGCACCTTGCCTTGCAGGGTGTAGCCGTTGAATGGCGTGTTCTTGCCCTGGCTCTTCAGCGCGGCCGGCTCGATCTTCCAGGCGGCGGCGGGGTCGAACACGCAGACATCGGCATGGGCGCCGACCGACAGGTGGCCCATCTTCACGCCCAGCAGTTGCGCAGGATTGATGGTCACGCGGGCCAGCGCATCCAGCAGCGGTATCTTTTCCTCATCCGCCCATTTCAGCATCAGCGGCAGCAGCAGCTCCATGCCGGTCGCACCGGCTTCGGCCTCGGCGAACGGCAGTTGCTTGGCGTCCTCGTCCACCGGCGAGTGGTTGGAGCAGATCGCGTCGATGGTCCCGTCGAGCAGTCCGGCGCGCAACGCCGCCTTGTCCCGCTGGTTGCGCAGCGGCGGTATCAGGTGGCAGTTGGCGTCGAAGAATCCGATATCCATCTCGGACAGGTGCACGTGGTTCATCGATACGTCGCAGGTGACCGCCAGCCCCTGGCGCTTGGCGGCACGCACCAGCTCCACGCCTTCGGCGCTGGAAATGCGGCAGATGTGCAGCTTCGCGCCGGTCTCGCGCGCCAGCTGCAGCATGGTCGCCAGGGCGATGGTTTCCGCTGCTACCGGGATTGCCGGCAAACCCAGGCGCGTTGCCACTTCGCCGTCGTGCGCCACGCCGTCCTTGGCCAGGAACGCATCCTGCGGGCGCAGCCATACGCGATAGCCGAAGGTCGCCGCGTACTGCATCGCGCGCATCAGCACGCGCGTGTCGGTGAGCGGCGTGTCGGCCTGGCTGAACGCCTTGCATCCGGCTTCCGTCAGCTCAACCATCTCGGTCAGTTCAGCGCCCTGCAGGCCGTAGGTCAATGCACCGACCGGGAACACGCGTGCCTGGTTGAGCGAGCGGGCGCGATGCTTGAGCATCTCCACCAGCCCCGGTTCGTCCAGCGGCGGATCGGTGTCCGGCGGACAGGCCAGCGAAGTCACCCCGCCCGCCATCGCGGCATCCATCTCCGACTCCAGCGTGGCCTTGTATTCGTAACCCGGTTCGCGCAGGCGCGCGGCCACATCCACCAGGCCGGGGATCACGATCAGGCCGGAGGCGTCGATCACCTGTGCGGCGACGAAACCTTGCGGGGCCTTGCCGATGGCGGCGATATGCTTGTCCGCGATGAACACGTCCTGCTTGGCATCGATTTTGTTGTACGGGTCGATCAGGCGACCGTTCTTGATATGGATGTTCATTGTTTGCTCCCTGCCAGCGTGCTCATCACCGCCATGCGCACCGCGATACCGAACGTGACCTGCGGCAGGATGACGGATTGCGCGCCGTCGGCCACGCTGGAGTCGATCTCCACGCCGCGGTTCATCGGCCCCGGATGCATCACGATGGCATCGCTCCTGGCCAGCGCCAGCCGCTCCTGCGTCAGGCCGTAATATTTGAAATACTCCTGCGCCGACGGCAGCAATGCACCCTGCATGCGTTCGTTCTGCAGGCGCAGCATCATCACCACGTCGACGTCCTTCAATCCCTGCGCCATGTCGTGGTAGACCCGCACGCCGAGCTTCTCGACATGCGTCGGCAGCAGGGTCTTCGGTGCGACCACGCGCACCTCCGGCACGCCCAGGGTGGTCAGCGCGTGGATCTGCGAACGCGCCACGCGAGAATGCAGGATGTCGCCGACGATGGCGACGCGCAGGTTGTGGAAATCCTGCTTGTAATGGCGGATGGTGAACATGTCGAGCAGTGCCTGCGTCGGGTGCGCATGGCGGCCGTCGCCGGCGTTGATGACATGGATGCTGGGCGCGACATGCTTGGCAATCAGGTGCGCGGCACCGCTGGTGGAGTGCCGCACCACGAACATGTCGGCATGCATGGCACACAGGTTGTCCACCGTGTCCAGCAGCGTCTCGCCCTTGCTGGTGGAGGACGAGCCGATGTTCAGGTTGACCACGTCGGCCGACAGTTTCTTGGCGGCGATCTCGAAGGTGGTGCGGGTGCGGGTGCTGTTCTCGAAGAAGATGTTGAACACCGACTTGCCGTGCAGCAGCGGGACTTTCTTGATCTCGTGCCCTTCAGCCAGGCTCACGAATCCGGAAGCCTTGTCCAGGATGTCGCGCAGGATGCGGACAGGCAGGCCTTCGGTGGTCAGCAGGTGCTGCAGCTCGCCGTTCTTGTTCAGTTGTGGATTATTCATGCGTAGATTCCAGCGCTGGGTTCATCAAAATACGCTTGCAGTATCTGCTGCGCGGCATACTGGTCGATCAGGGGCTTCTGTTTCCTGCCATGTATCCCTGCCTCGTCCAGCGCTGAGCTCGCGGCGGCAGAAGTATAACGCTCATCCACCAGCAGGGTGGGCAGATTGAAGCGGCCTTTCAGGCGATTGGCGAAGCGGCGGCACAATGCGGTCAACTCGTGCGGAGTACCGTCGTCGTTGCAGGGCAGGCCGACCACCAGCGCGGCCGGCTGCCATTCGGCAAGCAGCGCCGCGATGGCGGCGAAACGCGTCTCGTTCTTTTCGTCGTCGATGGTGGCAAGCGGGCGGGCGGTGCCGGAAAAGGTGCTGCCGACCGCGATGCCGATGCGTCTGGTGCCAAAATCGAAAGCGAGCAGCGTGCCGGAGGGAGTGGGGTTCATGCCGTCAGGCATGCCCGGCCTCGTCCGACAGCGATGCAAAATCGATTCCCAGCAGCGCCATCGCGGCCGGCAGCCGTTCTTCGGCCGGCAGTTCGAACAGGATGTGCTCGTTGGCGGGCACGCTGAGCCAGGCGTTATCGGCCAGCTCCTGTTCCAGCTGCCCTTCCGACCAGCCCGCATATCCCAGCGTCACCAGCAGGTGCTGCGGGCCCTGCCCCTCGCCCACCGCCTGCAGAATATCCTTGGAAGTGGTAAGGGCGATATTGTCGTTGACCTGCAGCGTCGATTGCCACTGGCCGACCGTGTCGTGCAGCACGAAACCGCGGTCGGTCTGCACCGGGCCGCCGAAATGCACCAGCACGTCCTCCAGTTCGGTCGGTTTCAGCGGCATGTTGATCTGCGCAAACAGCTCGCTCAGGGTCAGGCTGATCGGGCGGTTCACCACAATGCCCATCGCCCCCTGCTCGTTGTGCTCGCACACGTAGGTGAGGGATTTGGCAAAGAAGGGATCTGTCATCGCCGGCATAGCGATCAGGAAGTGATTCGTGAGATTGAACTCGGCCATGGCGCTATTGTAATCGCTTGGCGCCCTAATCTCAATTTGGCGGGTGCGTCATTTGCCGATCAGGCGGGCGATGTTGTCCAGCAGCTCTTCTTCCTGGTAGGGCTTGCCCATGTATTCGTTCACGCCCAGCTCCAGTGCGTAACGGCGATGCTTGTCGGCGGTGCGCGAGGTGATCATGATGATCGGCAGATCCTGCATCTTGGCATCCTGGCGCAGGCGCTTGGTGAGCTCGAATCCGTCCATGCGCGGCATCTCCACGTCCAGCAGCATCACATCCGGTGCGACGTCGGCCAGCTGTTCCAGCGCATCCACGCCGTCCTTCGCGGTCACGACCTGGTAGCCCGAACGCGCCAGCAGGCGGCTGGTGATCTTGCGCACGGTGAGCGAATCGTCCACCACCATGACCAGCGGCGCCTGGTGCACGGCCTCCGCAGCCGCCTTGGCGATCTTGCGCGTCACCGCAATGCGCTGGGTGAAGGCAACCGGGTTGATGATGAGGATCACCGTACCGTTGGCGGACACGGTCGCCCCTGCGATGCCGGGCAGGCGCGCCAGTTGCGGACCGATGTTCTTGACCACCACCTCCTGGTTGCCGAGCAGCTCATCGACATGCACCGCGATCCGCTTGTCGCCGGCGCGCAGCAGCAGCACCGGGTTATGCGGCTGCGCCTCGATCTCGGCATCGTCCTCGCCCAGCAGGTGCGCCAGGAAATGCAGCGGGTAGCGCGCGCCCTGCCACTCGATGTATTGTTGCTTGTAAACCGCATCCAGCGCCGACGGCTTGAGCTGCTGCACGTTCTCCACCATGTTCGAGGGCAGCGCATATGTCTGCTGCCCGGCGCGCACCAGCAACGTCTTGGTCACGGCCAGGGTCAGCGGCAGATGGATGGAAAAGTGCATGCCATGGCCGGGATTGGAGGCCACATCGATACGCCCCCCCAGTGCAGTGATCTCGCTGCGCACCACATCCAGCCCGACGCCGCGCCCGGAGATCTCGGTCACTTCCTGCGCCGTGGAAAGTCCCGGCGTGAAAATCAGCTGCATCGTCAGCTCGTCGCTGATCTCCTCGCCTTCCTGCAACACCCCCGATTCGACCGCCTTTTGCCGCACGCGCGCGATATTCAGACCGGCACCGTCGTCGCTGAGCTCGAACACCACTTCGTTGCTTTCCTGCCGCAAGGACAGGCGGATCTCGCCGGTCGGCTCCTTGCCGGCCCGTACACGCTGCTCCGGCATCTCCAGGCCGTGCGCAACGGCGTTGCGCAGCAGGTGTTCGAACGGGGCGGTCATCTTTTCCAGCACGCTGCGATCCAGCTCGACCTCGGTGCCGGACAGTTCGAGGTTGGTGCGCTTGCCGAGTTCCTTGCCGGTCTGGCGCACGATGCGGTACAGCCGTTCGCCGATGCTGGCGAACGGCACCATGCGGATCGCCATCAGGCCCTGCTGCAGATCGCGGTTGAGGTGCGCCTGCGCATTGAGGGCCGACTCGGTCACCGCCAGGTTCTTCAGCAACGTCTGCTGCACGGTCTGCACGTCGTGCACGCTCTCGTTCATGAAGCGCGTGAGCTCCTGGAAGCGGGTGAAGCGGTCGAACTCCAGCGGGTCGAATTTTTCGGCACTCTCGCCGCTGACCGCGATGCGCGCCTGCATCTGGCCTTCCGCATGGATCTCGATCTCACGCAGCTGTTTACGCAGCCGGTTCACGCTGTCGGTCAAGTCCAGCACGCTGTTCTTGAGTGCGCCCAGTTCCATCTCGGCACGCGAGCGCGCCACGCTGACTTCGCCCGCCTCGTTGACCAGCCGGTCCACCGTGTCGGAGCGGACACGCAGCAATGCCGCCTGCATGGCGCGCTCGGCACCGATCTCCAGCGTCTGCGCTGGAATGGCCTGGGCGGCTTGAACCTGTGCCTGCGGCTGTACCGCACCGGCTGCGGCCGGCTGTTCGACGGCCACCGCCGCTGGCGGATGCTGCAGCTGTTCGATGGCGTTGCCGATGCGATCCAGGTAATTGTCCAGTTCGCTCCATAGCTCGGCGTTGAGCTCGCCTCTCGCCATGGCCCTTTCCACACGGTCTTCCACGCGGTGCGTCAGCTCGCCCAGGCGCATCGCGCCCGCCATGCGGGCGCTGCCTTTCAGGGTATGCAGGCTGCGCTGCAGGTTGCGTCCCTGCTGTGCATCGCCCGGCTGCTCGCGCCAGGCGCGCAGGGTGGTGCCGATCTGCGGATACAGTTCGTGTGCTTCTTCGAGGAAGATCGGCAGCAGCTGCTCGTCCACCTCGTCGTGCACTTCGCGTTCTTTATGCGGCACAGGCTGGATGTGTTCTTCCACGTCCGCCGGCGCGGCCTGTTCGGTCTCGGCCTTCGCCACGGGCGGCTCGACGGGTTCCACCGCGCCCTGTGGCGGCAGCATGTCCAGTGCGATCTCGGCAACCGCTGACGGTTCCGTTTCACCAGCGGCAAGCTCCGGCTCGAAAACGGGCAACTCCAGTGCCGGCGGCGCGGCGGACCCCA from Sideroxyarcus emersonii includes:
- the xth gene encoding exodeoxyribonuclease III, whose amino-acid sequence is MRLATWNVNSLKVRLPHLQEWLAANPVDVVCLQETKTEDKNFPHAELQAAGYHSLFSGQKTYNGVAILSRQPASDVQCGMPGFEDEQKRVIAATVDGVRVVCVYIPNGQEVGSDKYQYKLKWLAALNAWLKDELKKYPRLALLGDYNIAPDDRDVYDPVAWQGQVLCSEPERASFQSLLHLGLRDAFRLFEQPEKSYSWWDYRMMAFRRNMGLRIDHILVSDALQCSACTIDKAPRKLERPSDHTPVIAEVA
- a CDS encoding glutaredoxin family protein; the encoded protein is MMKRYFLLVGLLIVTNAQAGELYRSVDSSGKVHYSDRPLQGSEDVEELKLGKEPQPGEELPYETQRAMQNFPVTLYTFPDCGALCEQARDLLVKRGVPFTDKSLVTQEDMNAFRKDSGDNQLPALSIGKTWLKGVQAEQWNKELDFAGYPKSVLTYRPPRPAAPPAAQPAQ
- a CDS encoding M3 family metallopeptidase, translated to MNPLLDFSGLPRFAEIKPEHVTPAVDELLARNRALVEQLLAADVPPTWGNFVQPFEDANEHLTRAWGQVGHLNMVMNAPELREVYNANLPKVTQYYAELSQNLALYRKYKAIREGGGYVQLNAAQKKVIENELRDFRLGGAELPEEQKARFMAIQEELSALCSKFSDNLLDATNAYTCVVESEAEIAGIPPDERQVAAEAAQQAGRQGWLFTLKAPSYGPVMQYADNRALRERMYRAYTTRASEQLAEGAKADWDNTPLMSQILLLRGEEARMLGFANYAELSLASKMAETPAQVAEFLHELARRARPFAEKDLQELRAFAETNLGMKKMEAWDIGYASEKLRQQRYAFSEQEVKQYFPEDAVLAGLFGLVEALFGLKVRPSAAPVWHEAVRFFDIRDGQDVLVGQFYLDLYARASKRGGAWMDDAITRRRTARGIQTPVAYLNCNFAAPVGGRPALFTHDEVITLFHEFGHGLHHLLTQVEELGVSGISGVEWDAVELPSQFMENFCWEWDVLQGMTRHADSGEKLPRSLYDKMIAAKNFQSGLQMLRQIEFSLFDLRLHSDYDAAGKQSIQQMLDEVRAEVAVLIPPAFNRFQNSFSHIFAGGYAAGYYSYKWAEVLSADAYSLFEENGVLDAATGSHFRQEILAVGGSRDAMDSFIAFRGREPKIDALLRHNGLATE
- a CDS encoding dihydroorotase, which encodes MNIHIKNGRLIDPYNKIDAKQDVFIADKHIAAIGKAPQGFVAAQVIDASGLIVIPGLVDVAARLREPGYEYKATLESEMDAAMAGGVTSLACPPDTDPPLDEPGLVEMLKHRARSLNQARVFPVGALTYGLQGAELTEMVELTEAGCKAFSQADTPLTDTRVLMRAMQYAATFGYRVWLRPQDAFLAKDGVAHDGEVATRLGLPAIPVAAETIALATMLQLARETGAKLHICRISSAEGVELVRAAKRQGLAVTCDVSMNHVHLSEMDIGFFDANCHLIPPLRNQRDKAALRAGLLDGTIDAICSNHSPVDEDAKQLPFAEAEAGATGMELLLPLMLKWADEEKIPLLDALARVTINPAQLLGVKMGHLSVGAHADVCVFDPAAAWKIEPAALKSQGKNTPFNGYTLQGKVHHTIVEGHVAYSTR
- a CDS encoding aspartate carbamoyltransferase catalytic subunit; translation: MNNPQLNKNGELQHLLTTEGLPVRILRDILDKASGFVSLAEGHEIKKVPLLHGKSVFNIFFENSTRTRTTFEIAAKKLSADVVNLNIGSSSTSKGETLLDTVDNLCAMHADMFVVRHSTSGAAHLIAKHVAPSIHVINAGDGRHAHPTQALLDMFTIRHYKQDFHNLRVAIVGDILHSRVARSQIHALTTLGVPEVRVVAPKTLLPTHVEKLGVRVYHDMAQGLKDVDVVMMLRLQNERMQGALLPSAQEYFKYYGLTQERLALARSDAIVMHPGPMNRGVEIDSSVADGAQSVILPQVTFGIAVRMAVMSTLAGSKQ